In a genomic window of Comamonadaceae bacterium OTU4NAUVB1:
- a CDS encoding magnesium transporter CorA family protein — protein MRIFEIHGARVDEHPTLAPLARPGACQGGYLWLSLTRSELRAELARVQPVLEALCGTQLLDLHVSDLLNDQLPSHYDYTSLYDVLVLRRLAAGALAGTGTDATGDAPAAATPPARGGGPPVLRRVDTRPVGFAVFDRVLLSVHPEDGAVRDAYAQKLLAAVRGSGNGVREGAVTPALDARAVSTRIPTSPADLMLRLANQIVDGYLDLRRQLTRQLDHWQAELIDPKSRFTNWSALMDARQSLHHLDEICEDQRAALQDWIDALETLPQPDSPGDARERELVLVRSRDVLEHIERVVHHVRRLEQNAETAVQMHFSVQSHRTNDIMRVLTVLTAVFLPLNLIAGIFGMNFEFIPLVHKADGFWIAMGSMGVTAFGLVALFWRKRYLARTAR, from the coding sequence GTGCGGATCTTCGAAATCCACGGCGCCCGGGTCGACGAGCATCCGACGCTGGCACCGCTCGCCCGGCCCGGCGCCTGCCAGGGCGGGTACCTGTGGCTGTCGCTCACGCGCTCTGAACTGCGCGCCGAGCTGGCCCGGGTGCAGCCGGTGCTCGAAGCCCTGTGCGGCACGCAGCTGCTCGACCTGCACGTGAGCGACCTGCTCAACGACCAGCTCCCCTCGCATTACGACTACACCTCGCTCTACGACGTGCTGGTGCTGCGCCGGCTGGCGGCCGGGGCGCTGGCGGGCACGGGCACCGACGCGACCGGCGACGCGCCCGCCGCGGCCACCCCGCCGGCGCGTGGCGGCGGCCCGCCCGTGCTGCGGCGCGTGGACACCCGGCCGGTCGGCTTCGCGGTGTTCGATCGCGTGCTGCTGTCGGTGCACCCGGAGGACGGCGCGGTGCGCGACGCCTACGCGCAGAAGCTGCTGGCCGCCGTGCGCGGCAGCGGCAACGGCGTCCGCGAGGGCGCCGTGACGCCGGCGCTCGACGCCCGGGCCGTCAGCACGCGCATTCCCACCAGCCCGGCCGACCTCATGCTGCGCCTGGCCAACCAGATCGTCGACGGCTACCTCGACCTGCGGCGCCAGCTGACCCGGCAGCTCGACCACTGGCAGGCCGAACTCATCGACCCCAAGAGCCGCTTCACCAACTGGAGCGCCCTGATGGACGCGCGCCAGTCGCTGCACCACCTCGACGAGATCTGCGAGGACCAGCGCGCCGCGTTGCAGGACTGGATCGACGCCCTGGAGACCCTGCCCCAGCCCGACTCGCCCGGCGACGCGCGCGAGCGCGAACTGGTGCTGGTGCGCAGCCGCGACGTGCTCGAGCACATCGAGCGCGTCGTCCACCACGTGCGCCGGCTCGAGCAGAACGCCGAGACCGCCGTGCAGATGCACTTCAGCGTCCAGAGCCACCGCACCAATGACATCATGCGGGTGCTCACCGTGCTGACGGCCGTCTTCCTGCCGCTCAACCTGATCGCCGGCATCTTCGGGATGAACTTCGAGTTCATTCCGCTGGTGCACAAGGCCGATGGGTTCTGGATCGCGATGGGGTCGATGGGCGTGACCGCGTTCGGGCTGGTGGCGCTGTTCTGGCGCAAGCGCTACCTGGCGCGCACGGCACGCTGA
- a CDS encoding LysR family transcriptional regulator yields MDTLELLKTFRDVAEQGSFSRAATRLGLARATVSKYVAELETRLGVRLLNRSTRSVSLTDAGALLLERSGPVMEMLSLTRDELQAHASRPTGRLRISAPHGMGQGDLPRLLARFMGHYPEVHLSLHLSNRTVDMAEEAVDLALRFGPVADENLIVRKLRQVPLVVCASPRYWKQHGVPTQPDDLARHDALTYSRLGPNPHWRFEVDGRPVDVPLRSRMDATELAPLIQVAMQGFGVLYVPSMLVRSQIDHGELVAVLQGHARRDIWLSAAYLQRRHNSAALRALLDFLQTHLGDAPAAARPR; encoded by the coding sequence ATGGACACGCTCGAACTGCTGAAGACCTTCCGCGACGTCGCCGAACAGGGCAGCTTCTCGCGCGCCGCCACACGCCTGGGCCTGGCCCGGGCGACCGTGAGCAAGTACGTGGCCGAGCTGGAGACGCGCCTGGGCGTGCGGCTGCTCAACCGGTCGACGCGCTCGGTCAGCCTGACCGATGCCGGCGCGCTGCTGCTCGAGCGCAGCGGCCCGGTCATGGAGATGCTGAGCCTGACGCGCGACGAACTCCAGGCGCACGCGAGCCGCCCGACCGGGCGGCTGCGCATCTCGGCGCCGCACGGCATGGGCCAGGGCGACCTGCCGCGCCTGCTGGCCCGCTTCATGGGCCACTACCCGGAGGTGCACCTGAGCCTGCACCTGAGCAACCGCACGGTCGACATGGCCGAGGAGGCGGTGGACCTGGCCCTGCGCTTCGGCCCGGTCGCCGACGAGAACCTGATCGTGCGCAAGCTCCGGCAGGTGCCGCTGGTGGTGTGCGCCTCGCCCCGGTACTGGAAGCAGCACGGCGTGCCGACGCAGCCGGACGACCTGGCGCGGCACGACGCGCTCACCTACTCGCGCCTGGGGCCGAATCCGCACTGGCGCTTCGAGGTCGACGGCCGGCCCGTCGACGTGCCGCTGAGAAGCCGCATGGACGCCACCGAGCTCGCCCCGCTCATCCAGGTGGCGATGCAGGGCTTCGGCGTGCTCTACGTGCCGTCGATGCTGGTGCGCTCGCAGATCGACCACGGCGAACTGGTGGCCGTGTTGCAGGGCCACGCGCGCCGCGACATCTGGCTGTCGGCGGCCTACCTCCAGCGCCGGCACAACAGCGCCGCCCTGCGCGCGCTGCTGGACTTCCTGCAGACCCACCTCGGCGACGCGCCGGCCGCCGCGCGCCCCCGCTGA
- a CDS encoding alpha/beta hydrolase: MKTAQIIATAAFALLATAGAHADVYDYVPNVPTTSVVSRSETQAQAIAAAHGADVYRQSAMSGVVPTRTSAQDRVAVRAGAVAAAHAPYQNMQTSSFVNSRVPAGRGNGFSVF; encoded by the coding sequence ATGAAGACCGCCCAGATCATCGCCACCGCCGCATTCGCCCTGCTCGCCACCGCCGGCGCACACGCGGACGTCTACGACTACGTGCCCAACGTTCCGACCACCAGCGTGGTGTCGCGTTCGGAGACCCAGGCCCAGGCCATCGCCGCCGCCCATGGCGCGGACGTCTACCGCCAGAGCGCCATGTCCGGCGTGGTGCCGACCCGCACGTCGGCCCAGGACCGCGTGGCCGTCCGTGCCGGTGCCGTGGCCGCGGCGCACGCGCCCTACCAGAACATGCAGACCTCGTCGTTCGTGAACAGCCGTGTGCCGGCCGGTCGCGGCAACGGTTTCTCCGTGTTCTGA
- a CDS encoding dienelactone hydrolase family protein, whose protein sequence is MSQSIDLDAKDGHRFPAYVAEPAGQPRGAIVVLQEIFGVNSHIRSVADGYAAAGYLAVAPATFHRVKPGVELGYTGDDMQAGSALKAAVEALPAPGVLQDVQAAVDYAARAGKVGIVGFCWGGLLTWRAAASVSGLAAAVPYYGGGMTTPEESARQPKVPVLAHFGERDHWIPVDTVEAFKVAHPEVEVHVYAADHGFNCDQRGSHDAEAATLAGERTLAFFRRHVG, encoded by the coding sequence ATGAGCCAATCCATCGACCTCGACGCCAAGGACGGCCACCGATTCCCCGCCTACGTGGCCGAACCGGCCGGGCAGCCCCGGGGTGCGATCGTCGTGCTGCAGGAGATCTTCGGCGTCAATTCGCACATCCGCTCGGTGGCCGACGGCTACGCGGCCGCGGGCTACCTGGCGGTGGCGCCGGCCACGTTCCACCGCGTGAAGCCCGGCGTCGAGCTCGGCTACACCGGCGACGACATGCAGGCCGGCTCCGCCCTGAAGGCGGCCGTCGAGGCGCTGCCCGCGCCCGGCGTGCTGCAGGACGTGCAGGCGGCCGTCGACTACGCGGCGCGCGCGGGCAAGGTCGGCATCGTGGGTTTCTGCTGGGGCGGCCTGCTGACCTGGCGCGCCGCGGCGTCGGTGTCGGGCCTGGCGGCGGCCGTGCCCTACTACGGTGGCGGCATGACCACGCCCGAGGAATCGGCGCGCCAGCCGAAGGTGCCGGTGCTGGCGCACTTCGGCGAACGCGACCACTGGATTCCCGTCGACACGGTCGAGGCCTTCAAGGTGGCGCATCCGGAGGTCGAGGTGCACGTCTACGCCGCCGACCACGGCTTCAACTGCGACCAGCGCGGCTCGCACGATGCCGAGGCGGCGACGCTCGCCGGGGAGCGCACCCTGGCGTTCTTCCGTCGGCACGTCGGCTGA
- a CDS encoding 2-hydroxychromene-2-carboxylate isomerase, whose protein sequence is MTRTTVDYYFTPQSPWTYLGHARFADIARRAGAEVRVRPVDLGAVFPVSGGLPLGKRAPQRQAYRLVEMARFSRHLDLPINPQPKFFPVAGDDASRLIIAADLHDGTEAAMALCGAIFAAVWVQERNIGDPAVLEAIAAECGLDARRTEQAHSQAVQERYDDYTRQAIEAKVFGAPSYVVEGEIFWGQDRLDFVERALRARA, encoded by the coding sequence ATGACACGCACCACCGTCGACTACTACTTCACGCCGCAGAGCCCCTGGACCTACCTGGGCCACGCGCGCTTCGCCGACATCGCGCGGCGCGCCGGCGCCGAGGTGCGCGTGCGGCCGGTCGACCTGGGCGCCGTGTTCCCGGTGTCGGGCGGGCTGCCGCTGGGCAAGCGCGCGCCGCAGCGCCAGGCCTACCGCCTGGTCGAGATGGCGCGCTTCTCGCGGCACCTGGACCTGCCGATCAACCCGCAGCCCAAGTTCTTCCCGGTCGCCGGCGACGACGCCTCCAGGCTCATCATCGCCGCCGACCTGCACGACGGCACCGAGGCCGCGATGGCGCTGTGCGGGGCGATCTTCGCCGCCGTGTGGGTGCAGGAGCGCAACATCGGCGACCCGGCGGTGCTCGAGGCCATCGCCGCGGAGTGCGGCCTCGACGCGCGCCGCACCGAGCAGGCGCACAGCCAGGCCGTGCAGGAGCGCTACGACGACTACACCCGCCAGGCCATCGAGGCCAAGGTGTTCGGCGCGCCGAGCTACGTGGTCGAGGGCGAGATCTTCTGGGGCCAGGACCGGCTCGACTTCGTCGAGCGGGCGCTCCGGGCGCGGGCCTGA
- a CDS encoding SDR family oxidoreductase, whose protein sequence is MVTGASRGIGAATARLAARRGWAVAVNYASNSLAADEVVRAIRAEGGTAIAVAADVGDEAQVMAMYERIDAKLGPLGGLVNNAGVVDRTSRVDAMDVARLERMLRINVVGSFVCAREAVRRMSTAHGGAGGSIVNLSSVAARLGAPGQYVDYAASKGAIDTFTVGLAKEVADEGIRVNAVRPGLIDTEIHASGGLPRRAFDLAPTVPMKRVGRAEEIATAIVWLLSDEASYTTGTLLDVTGGR, encoded by the coding sequence CTGGTGACCGGCGCGAGCCGCGGGATCGGCGCCGCCACCGCGCGGCTCGCCGCGCGCCGGGGCTGGGCCGTGGCGGTGAACTACGCCAGCAACTCCCTGGCCGCCGACGAGGTCGTGCGCGCCATCCGCGCCGAGGGCGGCACGGCCATCGCGGTGGCGGCGGACGTCGGCGACGAGGCGCAGGTGATGGCCATGTACGAGCGGATCGACGCCAAGCTCGGCCCGCTGGGCGGGCTGGTCAACAACGCCGGCGTGGTCGATCGCACGTCGCGCGTCGACGCCATGGACGTGGCGCGCCTGGAACGCATGCTGCGCATCAACGTCGTGGGCAGCTTCGTCTGCGCGCGCGAGGCGGTGCGGCGCATGAGCACCGCGCACGGCGGCGCGGGCGGCTCGATCGTCAACCTCTCCAGCGTCGCGGCGCGCCTGGGCGCTCCCGGGCAGTACGTCGACTACGCCGCCAGCAAGGGCGCGATCGACACCTTCACCGTCGGCCTGGCCAAGGAGGTGGCCGACGAGGGCATCCGCGTGAACGCCGTGCGTCCCGGCCTCATCGACACCGAGATCCACGCCTCGGGCGGCCTGCCCCGGCGCGCCTTCGACCTGGCGCCCACCGTGCCGATGAAGCGCGTCGGCCGCGCCGAGGAGATCGCCACGGCGATCGTCTGGCTGCTCTCGGACGAGGCGAGCTACACCACGGGCACCCTCCTCGACGTGACCGGAGGCCGCTGA
- a CDS encoding NAAT family transporter, translating to MDLIKPLITLLAIVNPLAIVPFFIHYTQGYTERQRRRTAWVSAFSAFMVIAVSALLGLQLLGFFGITIASFQVGGGMLLLISSLNMLNAQPAEAKTSKEEIRATEVKASLGASIAVVPLTIPLLTGPATMSTVVIYAEKTQHVWQLATLVGYGVVIGLATGVAFSLAVPIARVLGKTGINVMTRLMGLILAALAVEVMADGLGKLFPILGRSTAG from the coding sequence ATGGACCTCATCAAGCCGCTGATCACGCTGCTGGCGATCGTCAATCCGCTGGCCATCGTGCCGTTCTTCATCCACTACACGCAGGGCTACACCGAGCGCCAGCGACGGCGCACGGCGTGGGTGTCGGCGTTCAGCGCCTTCATGGTGATCGCGGTGAGCGCGCTGCTGGGGCTGCAGCTGCTGGGCTTCTTCGGCATCACCATCGCGAGCTTCCAGGTCGGCGGCGGCATGCTGCTGCTCATCAGCTCGCTCAACATGCTCAACGCCCAGCCGGCCGAGGCCAAGACCAGCAAGGAGGAGATCCGCGCGACCGAGGTGAAGGCCTCGCTGGGCGCCTCGATCGCGGTGGTGCCCCTGACCATTCCGCTGCTGACCGGCCCGGCCACGATGTCCACCGTGGTCATCTACGCCGAGAAGACGCAGCACGTCTGGCAGCTGGCGACGCTGGTGGGCTACGGCGTGGTGATCGGGCTGGCCACCGGCGTGGCGTTCTCGCTGGCGGTGCCCATCGCGCGCGTGCTGGGCAAGACCGGCATCAACGTGATGACGCGGCTGATGGGTCTGATCCTCGCCGCCCTGGCCGTCGAGGTCATGGCCGACGGACTGGGCAAGCTGTTCCCGATCCTGGGGCGCTCGACGGCGGGCTGA
- a CDS encoding PqiC family protein: MTRSAPSRIPFSAPAAAALGLAALLALSGCGALPDRPARAVLYDFGPGPVGPSPDAVAPGPAPAAAQPALALAEIESTTRLESTQVLYRLGYADANELRPYAQARWSVTPVQLVQHRLRDALAGNRTVLTTGESATLARTQGQRPNTLRVSLEEFTHYFEAPSASSGLVRLRATLVQSTPAGERVLAQRAFAARRPAPSADAPGGVRALAAASDAAIAELVAWVDATR, encoded by the coding sequence ATGACACGCTCCGCCCCGTCCCGCATCCCGTTCTCCGCCCCGGCCGCCGCCGCGCTGGGCCTGGCGGCGCTGCTGGCGCTGTCCGGTTGCGGCGCGCTGCCCGACCGGCCGGCGCGCGCCGTGCTCTACGACTTCGGCCCCGGCCCGGTCGGCCCGTCGCCGGATGCGGTGGCGCCCGGCCCGGCCCCGGCCGCCGCCCAGCCGGCCCTGGCGCTGGCGGAGATCGAATCCACCACGCGCCTGGAGAGCACCCAGGTGCTCTACCGCCTGGGCTATGCCGATGCCAACGAGCTGCGTCCCTATGCCCAGGCGCGCTGGAGCGTGACGCCGGTGCAGCTGGTGCAGCACCGCCTGCGCGACGCGCTGGCGGGCAACCGCACCGTGCTCACCACCGGCGAGAGCGCCACGCTCGCGCGCACCCAGGGCCAGCGCCCGAACACGCTGCGCGTGTCGCTGGAGGAGTTCACCCATTACTTCGAGGCGCCCTCGGCCAGTTCGGGCCTGGTGCGCCTGCGCGCCACGCTGGTCCAGAGCACGCCCGCCGGCGAGCGCGTGCTGGCGCAGCGCGCGTTCGCGGCGCGGCGTCCGGCGCCCAGCGCCGACGCCCCCGGCGGTGTCAGGGCCCTGGCCGCGGCGAGCGATGCGGCGATCGCCGAGCTGGTCGCGTGGGTCGACGCCACGCGCTGA
- a CDS encoding MlaD family protein, with product MENKAHALAAGAFVLGLLAVLVALVVWLTRDDTVRDTYELSTRDAVSGLQPQAMVRFRGIGVGKVTSIDFDPKVRGNVRVRLTVDRRVPLTRSSFATLSYQGVTGLAFIALDDKGESQVALVPDEADPPRLPLRQSMMAQLQDRGQAILDQVEQVTRRANTLMGDDNQKRIADALENVAQSTASVAQLTKQLDTTMKTGVQPALAALPPLMARAGDTMGTVRTAAGDISRVANNLNATVGRITAADGPLDRLGTGTQGLAQAVDSFNNATLPRLNRVAEDTSRAVRRLGRAADGINDNPQSLLFGNGGTAAGPGEPGFAAPAAARP from the coding sequence ATGGAAAACAAGGCCCACGCCCTCGCCGCCGGTGCCTTCGTGCTCGGGCTGCTCGCCGTGCTGGTCGCGCTGGTGGTCTGGCTCACGCGCGACGACACCGTGCGCGACACCTACGAGCTGTCCACGCGCGACGCCGTCAGCGGCCTGCAGCCGCAGGCGATGGTGCGCTTCCGCGGCATCGGCGTGGGCAAGGTGACGTCGATCGACTTCGACCCCAAGGTGCGCGGCAACGTGCGCGTGCGCCTGACGGTCGACCGCCGCGTGCCGCTCACGCGGTCGAGCTTCGCCACCCTGAGCTACCAGGGCGTCACGGGACTGGCCTTCATCGCGCTGGACGACAAGGGCGAATCGCAGGTCGCGCTGGTGCCCGACGAGGCCGACCCGCCGCGCCTGCCGCTGCGCCAGTCGATGATGGCGCAGCTCCAGGACCGTGGCCAGGCCATCCTCGACCAGGTCGAGCAGGTCACCCGGCGCGCCAACACGCTGATGGGCGACGACAACCAGAAGCGCATCGCCGACGCGCTGGAGAACGTCGCGCAGTCCACCGCCAGCGTCGCCCAGCTCACGAAGCAGCTCGACACGACGATGAAGACCGGCGTGCAGCCCGCGCTCGCCGCGCTGCCGCCGCTCATGGCGCGCGCCGGCGACACGATGGGCACGGTGCGCACGGCCGCCGGCGACATCTCGCGCGTGGCCAACAACCTCAACGCCACGGTCGGGCGCATCACCGCCGCCGACGGCCCGCTCGACCGGCTGGGTACCGGCACGCAGGGCCTGGCGCAGGCGGTCGACTCGTTCAACAACGCGACCCTGCCGCGCCTCAACCGCGTCGCCGAGGACACCTCGCGCGCCGTGCGCCGCCTGGGCCGCGCGGCCGACGGCATCAACGACAACCCGCAGTCGCTGCTGTTCGGCAATGGCGGCACGGCGGCGGGACCGGGCGAGCCGGGCTTCGCCGCGCCGGCGGCCGCGCGGCCCTGA
- a CDS encoding ATP-binding cassette domain-containing protein: MTDTPTPDAPHLVEIRRLWTVFESPDGDEQVVHQDLDLDIRRGEVLSLVGGSGTGKTVLLRQILGLEHPARGEVRVLGQKPGQHGAGGAAKVGMLFQRGALFSAFSVLENIAFPLRELRLLPDALIRDAALVKLQMVGLGPEHAGKRPSDLSGGMIKRVALARALIMDPPLLLLDEPTAGLDPESSDGFCDLLRGLHRELGLTVVMVTHDLDTLFDLSTRIAVLADRRVIVAGRPREVIAHPHPFIREYFLGGRGRRALEALHEAPPGAAHS, encoded by the coding sequence ATGACCGACACGCCGACGCCCGACGCGCCGCACCTGGTCGAGATCCGCCGGCTGTGGACGGTCTTCGAGTCCCCCGACGGCGACGAGCAGGTGGTGCACCAGGACCTGGACCTGGACATCCGCCGCGGCGAGGTGCTGTCGCTGGTGGGCGGTTCGGGCACCGGCAAGACGGTGCTGCTGCGCCAGATCCTGGGGCTGGAGCACCCGGCGCGCGGCGAGGTGCGCGTGCTCGGTCAGAAGCCCGGCCAGCACGGCGCGGGCGGGGCGGCGAAGGTCGGCATGCTGTTCCAGCGCGGCGCGCTGTTCTCGGCCTTCAGCGTGCTGGAGAACATCGCCTTCCCCCTGCGCGAACTGCGCCTGCTGCCCGACGCGCTCATCCGCGACGCCGCGCTGGTCAAGCTGCAGATGGTGGGCCTCGGCCCGGAGCACGCCGGCAAGCGGCCCTCGGACCTCTCGGGCGGCATGATCAAGCGCGTGGCGCTGGCGCGCGCGCTCATCATGGACCCGCCGCTGCTGCTGCTCGACGAGCCCACCGCCGGGCTCGACCCGGAGAGTTCCGACGGCTTCTGCGACCTGTTGCGCGGCCTGCACCGCGAGCTCGGCCTCACGGTGGTGATGGTCACGCACGACCTCGACACCCTGTTCGACCTGAGCACGCGCATCGCCGTGCTGGCCGACCGGCGCGTGATCGTCGCGGGCCGGCCGCGCGAGGTGATCGCGCATCCGCACCCGTTCATCCGCGAGTACTTCCTCGGCGGCCGCGGCCGGCGCGCGCTGGAAGCCCTGCACGAGGCGCCCCCCGGCGCCGCCCACAGCTAA
- a CDS encoding ABC transporter permease, translating into MPPAPPLADAPDTGASGPSDAPGAPPAAVPTVGSRDVDGVAWAMASGRWTAAALSSRATWTALSGALQRVPARDGRGWDLRGIERLDHIGAQLLWNHWGQAWPPRLAMDAPHKAVLDQCAQFTCSLPPEVPPTTAERLKSFAHTGTRLAIVVRDFVRLIGQFALDIGTLVRAPHRGPWRDISGQLYQFGATALPITALVGLLIGVVLAYLTSQQLRQYGAETFIVNILGLALVRELGPVLAAVLVAGRSGSAITAQIGVMRVTEELDAMRVMGIPHGFRLVMPRVLALAVAMPLISLWTSMAALFGGMIVADLSLGISPAFFLQALPRAVAMTNLWLALAKSAVFGIMIALVACHFGMRVQPNTESLGRRTTSSVVTSITVVILIDALFAVLFRGTGFR; encoded by the coding sequence ATGCCACCCGCACCGCCGCTCGCCGACGCGCCCGACACCGGCGCCTCCGGTCCGTCCGACGCGCCCGGTGCGCCGCCGGCCGCCGTGCCGACGGTCGGATCGCGCGACGTCGACGGCGTCGCCTGGGCGATGGCCAGCGGCCGCTGGACGGCGGCGGCGCTGTCCTCGCGCGCGACCTGGACCGCGCTGTCGGGCGCCTTGCAGCGCGTGCCCGCCCGGGACGGCCGGGGCTGGGACCTGCGCGGCATCGAACGGCTCGACCACATCGGCGCGCAGCTGCTGTGGAACCACTGGGGACAGGCCTGGCCGCCGCGCCTGGCCATGGACGCGCCGCACAAGGCCGTGCTCGACCAGTGCGCGCAGTTCACCTGCAGCCTGCCGCCCGAGGTGCCGCCGACGACGGCCGAGCGCCTGAAGTCGTTCGCGCACACCGGCACGCGGCTGGCGATCGTCGTGCGCGACTTCGTGCGGCTGATCGGCCAGTTCGCGCTCGACATCGGCACGCTGGTCCGCGCGCCCCATCGCGGACCCTGGCGCGACATCTCCGGCCAGCTCTACCAGTTCGGTGCCACGGCGCTGCCGATCACGGCGCTGGTGGGGCTGCTGATCGGCGTCGTGCTGGCCTACCTGACCTCGCAGCAGCTGCGCCAGTACGGCGCCGAGACCTTCATCGTCAACATCCTCGGCCTGGCGCTGGTGCGCGAGCTGGGGCCGGTGCTCGCCGCCGTGCTGGTGGCCGGGCGCTCGGGCTCGGCCATCACGGCGCAGATCGGCGTCATGCGCGTGACCGAGGAACTCGACGCCATGCGCGTGATGGGCATCCCGCACGGCTTCCGCCTGGTGATGCCACGCGTGCTGGCCCTGGCCGTCGCGATGCCGCTGATCAGCCTGTGGACCTCGATGGCGGCGCTGTTCGGCGGCATGATCGTGGCCGACCTGTCGCTGGGGATCTCGCCGGCGTTCTTCCTGCAGGCGCTGCCGCGCGCCGTGGCCATGACCAACCTGTGGCTGGCGCTGGCGAAGTCGGCGGTCTTCGGCATCATGATCGCGCTGGTGGCCTGCCACTTCGGCATGCGCGTGCAGCCCAACACCGAGAGCCTGGGGCGCCGCACCACGTCCTCGGTCGTGACCTCCATCACCGTCGTGATCCTGATCGACGCATTGTTCGCGGTGCTGTTCCGGGGCACGGGATTCCGATGA
- a CDS encoding GMC family oxidoreductase N-terminal domain-containing protein: MNDTTTFDYLVIGGGTAGALMANRLTQDGRHRVLLLEAGRRDDYHWIHIPVGYLYCIGNPRTDWLYSTEADAGLNGRVLRYPRGKTLGGCSSINGMIYMRGQARDYDGWARLTGDDAWRWDQVLQAFKRHEDHYLGDPAAVAAAGARGPDPDFATFHATGGEWRVEKQRLRWDILDAFALAAQEAGIPHSSDFNRGDNEGVGYFQVNQKDGWRWNTAKAFLRPTCAKRANFTMWTGAQVARLVVETLPDGRLRCAGAEVWNGRETVTVRAAREVVLCAGSIGSPQILQLSGIGPAALLRDHGIDVVADLPGVGANLQDHLQIRAVYKISDAPTLNVLASTLYGKAKIGLEYLLKRSGPMSMAPSQLGAFTRSSPDRPWSNLQYHVQPLSLDAFGEPLHRFPAFTASVCNLNPTSRGTVRIRSPRFADAPAIAPNYLSTDEDRQVAADSLRVTRRIAAQPALAKYRPEEWKPGVQYQSDTDLARLAGDIATTIFHPVGTTKMGADGDPMAVLDSRLRVRDGRGGRIAGLRVVDAGAMPTITSGNTNSPTLMMAEQAAAWIRADAATQAPFDVQTSTKTKAFASG, encoded by the coding sequence TTGAACGACACCACGACCTTCGACTACCTCGTCATCGGCGGCGGCACCGCCGGCGCGCTGATGGCCAACCGCCTGACCCAGGACGGCCGCCACCGCGTGCTGCTCCTGGAGGCGGGGCGGCGCGACGACTACCACTGGATCCACATCCCGGTGGGCTACCTCTACTGCATCGGCAACCCGCGCACCGACTGGCTCTACAGCACCGAGGCCGACGCCGGGCTGAACGGTCGCGTGCTGCGTTATCCGCGTGGCAAGACGCTGGGCGGCTGTTCCAGCATCAACGGGATGATCTACATGCGCGGCCAGGCGCGCGACTACGACGGCTGGGCCAGGCTCACCGGCGACGACGCCTGGCGCTGGGACCAGGTCCTGCAGGCCTTCAAGCGGCACGAGGACCACTACCTCGGCGATCCGGCCGCCGTCGCGGCGGCGGGAGCGCGCGGCCCCGACCCCGACTTCGCCACCTTCCACGCCACGGGCGGCGAATGGCGGGTGGAGAAGCAGCGCCTGCGCTGGGACATCCTGGACGCGTTCGCGCTCGCCGCGCAGGAAGCGGGCATTCCGCATTCGAGCGACTTCAACCGCGGCGACAACGAGGGCGTGGGCTACTTCCAGGTCAACCAGAAGGACGGCTGGCGCTGGAACACCGCCAAGGCCTTCCTGCGGCCGACCTGCGCCAAGCGCGCCAACTTCACGATGTGGACCGGCGCCCAGGTCGCCCGGCTGGTCGTCGAGACCCTGCCCGACGGTCGCCTGCGCTGCGCCGGCGCGGAGGTCTGGAACGGCCGCGAGACGGTCACGGTGCGCGCCGCGCGCGAGGTGGTGCTGTGCGCGGGCAGCATCGGCTCGCCGCAGATCCTGCAGCTCTCGGGCATCGGTCCCGCCGCGCTGCTGCGCGACCACGGCATCGACGTCGTGGCCGATCTCCCCGGCGTCGGCGCCAACCTGCAGGACCACCTGCAGATCCGCGCCGTCTACAAGATCTCCGACGCACCCACCCTCAACGTCCTGGCCTCCACGCTCTACGGCAAGGCGAAGATCGGCCTCGAATACCTGCTCAAGCGCAGCGGCCCGATGAGCATGGCGCCCTCGCAGCTGGGCGCCTTCACGCGCAGTTCGCCCGATCGCCCGTGGTCCAACCTGCAGTACCACGTGCAGCCGCTCTCGCTCGACGCCTTCGGCGAGCCGCTGCACCGCTTCCCGGCCTTCACCGCGAGCGTGTGCAACCTCAACCCGACCAGCCGCGGCACCGTGCGCATCCGCAGCCCGCGCTTCGCCGACGCGCCGGCCATCGCGCCCAACTACCTCAGCACCGACGAGGACCGGCAGGTCGCCGCCGACTCGCTGCGGGTCACGCGCCGCATCGCCGCCCAGCCCGCGCTGGCCAAGTACCGCCCCGAGGAATGGAAACCCGGCGTGCAGTACCAGAGCGACACGGACCTGGCCCGGCTCGCGGGCGACATCGCCACCACCATCTTCCACCCGGTGGGCACCACGAAGATGGGCGCCGATGGCGATCCGATGGCGGTGCTGGATTCGCGCCTGCGCGTGCGCGACGGCCGGGGCGGCCGGATCGCCGGCCTGCGCGTGGTCGACGCCGGTGCGATGCCCACCATCACCAGCGGCAACACCAACAGCCCGACGCTGATGATGGCCGAGCAGGCCGCCGCCTGGATACGGGCCGACGCCGCGACGCAGGCCCCTTTCGATGTACAGACATCCACTAAAACCAAAGCTTTCGCCAGCGGGTAA